Proteins encoded within one genomic window of Synechococcus sp. PCC 7335:
- a CDS encoding GTPase family protein translates to MRLKVMLMLMRLKSWQVAVLVAPIVVIATFLLVAAGQQIRAWHLNWIWAVFIFVLLGWRWLVVRWTKPAIAQAEAIVSEMNAELEEANAEAAASLARSEAQLDDDPIVKIEAALADILQTAKDDPPVWEDWQLFWQHCLALVTVIAKTYHPEVKRPLLSIYVPEAYGLIRGTVDDTDRMMQKLSPVLGQVSIGQMVEGVELYRRLEPSARKLVKAFNWAQWALNPAAAIARQVSAKNMSQANQQIVLNLSTMLRETVLRNLAQQAITLYGGEGGTKLDTVLAEAPAALPQAKAETLREIIEKAEPTEAVAQKPVSILLVGRTGAGKSSVINTLFQSERAAVDVLPSTDKIQSYRWLSDRMPGLTSKLTTQPATEPAEAITLWDTPGYEQVAREDLREQVIDYANKADVLLLVTPALDPALQMDADFLAEVRAEVTGLPVIAIVTQVDRLRPVREWSPPYYWQSGSWPKEKAIRSAVNYRAEKLADYCQQVLPLVTSDIVRERDAWGDEALSLALIEAIAPAKQLRLARFLRSQDARSQAAAKIIDRITFQMSTTEGLARLLKSPVLQFIATMTTGTPALGALLIEKIPVEEGPIVLGKLQMAYELFSLLAADSPEAKNFDLLALWPILIKSGEQHAASQRAWAFGHALTEYWTQNIPISQIEERIEYYLSQA, encoded by the coding sequence ATGCGCTTAAAGGTGATGCTGATGCTGATGCGACTCAAATCTTGGCAGGTGGCTGTTTTAGTGGCGCCGATTGTCGTTATTGCGACATTTCTGTTAGTGGCAGCGGGACAGCAGATCAGAGCCTGGCATTTGAATTGGATCTGGGCGGTATTCATATTTGTGCTGTTGGGCTGGCGCTGGTTAGTTGTCCGGTGGACAAAGCCCGCGATCGCACAGGCAGAAGCGATTGTCTCAGAAATGAACGCTGAGCTAGAAGAGGCTAATGCCGAGGCCGCTGCTAGTCTAGCTCGTAGCGAAGCTCAGTTAGATGATGATCCTATTGTCAAAATTGAAGCGGCCCTAGCTGATATCTTGCAAACCGCGAAGGATGACCCGCCGGTTTGGGAAGACTGGCAGCTATTTTGGCAGCATTGTTTAGCGCTAGTAACGGTAATCGCAAAGACCTATCACCCTGAGGTCAAGCGGCCTTTACTATCTATCTATGTACCTGAAGCCTATGGCTTAATTCGGGGCACGGTGGATGATACCGATCGGATGATGCAGAAGCTATCACCCGTGTTAGGTCAGGTTTCGATTGGCCAGATGGTAGAAGGGGTAGAGCTGTATCGCCGCCTAGAACCTTCGGCTAGAAAGCTGGTGAAGGCGTTTAACTGGGCGCAGTGGGCCCTAAACCCAGCTGCGGCGATCGCCCGTCAGGTCAGTGCGAAGAACATGAGCCAGGCCAATCAGCAAATCGTGCTTAACCTAAGCACGATGCTAAGAGAAACGGTATTGAGAAATCTAGCGCAGCAGGCAATTACACTTTATGGCGGTGAAGGTGGTACTAAGCTTGATACGGTTTTGGCCGAAGCTCCCGCAGCGTTACCTCAGGCCAAGGCAGAAACCTTAAGAGAGATTATAGAGAAAGCAGAGCCAACCGAAGCCGTTGCTCAAAAGCCAGTCAGCATTTTGCTAGTGGGGCGGACTGGGGCTGGTAAAAGCAGCGTGATTAATACGCTCTTTCAATCCGAGCGAGCAGCCGTCGATGTATTACCTAGTACAGACAAAATTCAGAGCTATCGTTGGTTATCTGATAGGATGCCTGGCCTTACATCCAAGCTAACTACACAGCCAGCAACAGAGCCAGCGGAGGCAATAACGCTATGGGATACCCCAGGGTATGAGCAGGTGGCTAGAGAAGACTTGCGTGAACAGGTCATAGACTATGCGAACAAAGCGGATGTACTGTTATTAGTCACCCCTGCCCTAGATCCTGCTCTACAAATGGATGCTGATTTTTTAGCTGAGGTGCGAGCTGAGGTAACGGGTCTCCCCGTAATTGCCATCGTTACCCAAGTAGACAGACTGCGCCCTGTGCGGGAGTGGAGTCCACCCTACTACTGGCAGAGCGGCTCGTGGCCCAAAGAAAAGGCCATTCGCTCTGCTGTAAACTACCGAGCTGAAAAGCTAGCAGACTACTGTCAGCAGGTATTGCCCTTAGTCACTAGCGACATAGTAAGAGAACGCGACGCTTGGGGAGATGAGGCGCTTTCGCTGGCGCTAATCGAGGCGATCGCACCTGCAAAGCAGCTACGTCTAGCTAGGTTCTTGCGTAGTCAAGATGCTCGCTCCCAAGCTGCTGCCAAAATCATTGATCGCATCACCTTTCAAATGTCTACCACCGAAGGGCTCGCTAGGCTGCTGAAAAGTCCAGTCCTTCAGTTTATTGCCACGATGACAACCGGTACGCCTGCCCTGGGCGCACTGCTAATCGAAAAAATTCCGGTAGAAGAAGGTCCGATTGTTCTAGGTAAGTTGCAGATGGCCTATGAGCTATTCTCCTTGCTTGCAGCCGATAGCCCAGAAGCTAAAAATTTCGACTTGTTAGCGCTGTGGCCCATCTTGATTAAAAGCGGCGAACAGCATGCCGCCAGTCAACGAGCCTGGGCCTTCGGCCATGCGCTAACGGAGTACTGGACGCAAAACATCCCAATCAGTCAGATAGAAGAACGTATAGAGTACTATCTAAGTCAAGCCTAA
- a CDS encoding peptidylprolyl isomerase — MIQSKSGDTVKVHYTGTLNNGQVFDSSKNRDPLEFTLGTGMVIAGFDAAVTGLSPGESITTTIPVDRAYGPYQKGMVAEIDRANIPADFELEVGQRLEMQVPGGEAMAVTITDIQGDTVTLDGNHPLAGQDLTFELELVEII, encoded by the coding sequence ATGATTCAGTCAAAATCAGGTGACACCGTTAAAGTTCACTACACTGGTACTCTCAACAATGGTCAGGTGTTTGACTCTTCTAAAAATCGTGACCCCCTAGAATTTACGTTAGGTACTGGCATGGTGATCGCAGGCTTTGACGCAGCGGTAACCGGTTTGTCACCGGGTGAATCTATCACCACTACAATTCCAGTGGACAGAGCCTACGGTCCCTATCAAAAAGGGATGGTCGCAGAGATTGATCGCGCAAATATTCCAGCCGACTTTGAGCTAGAAGTGGGCCAGCGACTAGAAATGCAGGTACCCGGAGGCGAGGCGATGGCCGTTACGATTACGGATATTCAAGGTGATACGGTAACCCTTGATGGCAACCATCCGCTGGCTGGTCAAGATCTGACCTTTGAATTAGAACTCGTCGAGATTATATAG
- a CDS encoding SDR family oxidoreductase, whose amino-acid sequence MTTYLVTGANRGIGYEYCKQLAARGEEVIAVCRQPSSALSDLDVEIVRNIDVADQQAIETLKKALGNRPIDVLINNAGIYRQSNLDSLNIDGIKEQFEVNAIAPLVLTQALLPNLTASVDSKGGAKVAIMTSRMGSIEDNTSGGTYGYRMSKTAVSMAGKSLSHDLKSKGIAVAILHPGLVSTDMTNFNSNGISPEESVKGLLKIIDSLTLEKTGTFWHSNGQVLPW is encoded by the coding sequence ATGACAACTTATCTAGTCACAGGGGCAAATCGTGGAATTGGCTATGAGTATTGTAAGCAGCTAGCAGCGCGGGGAGAGGAGGTGATTGCAGTATGCCGTCAGCCTTCGTCAGCGCTATCGGATCTTGATGTCGAGATCGTTAGAAACATCGACGTCGCTGACCAGCAGGCAATCGAAACGTTGAAGAAGGCATTAGGTAACAGACCCATCGATGTGCTGATTAACAATGCAGGAATCTATCGTCAATCAAATTTAGACTCGCTGAACATCGATGGGATCAAAGAGCAGTTTGAAGTAAATGCGATCGCGCCGCTAGTGCTGACCCAAGCGCTTTTACCCAATCTCACAGCTAGTGTTGATAGTAAAGGCGGTGCTAAGGTCGCTATCATGACTAGCCGTATGGGCTCAATCGAAGACAACACCTCTGGCGGTACCTACGGCTATCGCATGTCCAAAACCGCCGTTTCTATGGCTGGCAAATCGCTTTCCCACGATCTTAAGTCGAAGGGAATCGCAGTGGCTATCTTGCATCCGGGGCTAGTTAGCACCGATATGACTAACTTCAATAGCAACGGCATCTCTCCAGAGGAGTCTGTGAAGGGACTGCTCAAGATTATTGATTCGCTAACGCTGGAAAAAACAGGTACCTTTTGGCATTCCAACGGTCAAGTCTTACCCTGGTAA
- a CDS encoding isoaspartyl peptidase/L-asparaginase family protein, translating to MATQSYSLIIHGGAGALEDLKYEASESEFKESILEILAAGRQWLESGAAALDVVEYCVNLLENEPLYNAGRGSVLNENGEVEMDAALMNGEDLKAGAVTCVKQIKNPISLARQVLDQGDHVMLAGAGALEFAKFCQAELCDDAYFITEARIKQLKEAQAAGRMMLDHEKVKPAQKLAQKLGTVGAACMDSQGNLAAATSTGGLVNKRWGRVGDTPVVGAGVFADNETCAVSATGYGEQFLRTVFAKTVSDYVQFKDLDAIAAAKAGIAYLVRKVNGEGGVIVVDRHGKCAAAQSTSGLIHGWIELGGEAICKLG from the coding sequence ATGGCCACACAGTCTTACTCTCTAATTATTCATGGTGGGGCCGGGGCCCTAGAAGATCTAAAATACGAGGCCAGTGAATCCGAGTTTAAAGAAAGTATTTTGGAGATTTTGGCAGCCGGACGCCAGTGGTTGGAATCGGGGGCTGCGGCGCTAGATGTGGTTGAATACTGCGTCAATCTACTAGAGAATGAGCCACTTTATAACGCTGGCAGGGGCTCCGTTCTCAATGAGAACGGAGAAGTGGAAATGGACGCGGCGCTAATGAATGGAGAAGATTTGAAAGCGGGTGCGGTGACTTGCGTAAAACAAATCAAAAATCCAATCTCACTAGCTAGGCAAGTGCTTGACCAGGGCGATCATGTGATGCTAGCAGGCGCAGGGGCTTTAGAATTTGCCAAATTCTGTCAGGCTGAACTTTGCGACGATGCGTATTTCATTACGGAGGCTCGTATCAAGCAGCTAAAAGAGGCGCAGGCCGCTGGGCGAATGATGCTTGATCACGAGAAAGTAAAGCCTGCTCAAAAGCTTGCTCAGAAATTAGGGACGGTGGGTGCTGCCTGTATGGATAGCCAGGGAAACTTGGCAGCAGCAACCTCCACAGGTGGACTCGTCAATAAGCGCTGGGGCCGGGTAGGAGATACGCCCGTCGTAGGCGCAGGTGTGTTCGCTGATAATGAAACCTGCGCAGTATCAGCGACGGGGTATGGCGAACAGTTTTTACGAACGGTGTTTGCGAAGACAGTCTCTGACTACGTGCAGTTCAAGGACCTAGATGCGATCGCGGCCGCAAAAGCAGGCATAGCGTACCTAGTAAGAAAGGTGAATGGGGAAGGCGGCGTAATCGTGGTAGATCGTCACGGTAAGTGCGCGGCGGCTCAATCTACTTCTGGCTTGATCCATGGCTGGATTGAGCTAGGGGGTGAAGCGATCTGTAAGTTGGGATAG
- a CDS encoding transglutaminase-like domain-containing protein codes for MSLVRPIQHSTVRPIGVYFLSGLAASQQRLLAVDAVRGYLVEIDPLTDNTVVLNPEQTVEWLGVSGLAIWENTLWYAKDQTVFSCSKETLIPKAFARLPYAVGGVAVWQDRVYATCQKSGYIHVFDRTTGRPLTKLVQPGVGSENISATESGLWVCDRAEQTVYCLHKETGATQLSALTPFASPTGITFLDLEDGVPICYVAYADEEPYIRDDPNAESPFQLTFRDRTFIHPLHIHQPEGESYSLSTGYLVEISYVEEFLPLEAIKLEAVEWRIALPSDTLRQKVRKVEAIGHPFTEEIQQGQRVAVFKFDTLEPNQAGLIGWKATVEMYSLKYFLSPGEVEEAAPLTADLQQKYLVDDDDLAMDSDIIKAAAEEASGTESNVLRKMLKIRNYVYDQLSYGIQPKIDTPDVALARGVGSCGEYVGVLLALARLNGIACRTIGRYKCPAKPEQKNLPLEPDFNHVWLEFYVPSLGWLPMESNVDDVIERGPYPTRFFMGLSWFHTEIGKGISFEKMKAANKPEDLSIGDLAINHVRFTILEELSPGETID; via the coding sequence GTGTCTTTAGTGCGACCCATACAGCATTCAACAGTTCGACCCATTGGGGTGTATTTTTTATCAGGCTTAGCAGCAAGTCAGCAGCGTCTACTAGCAGTCGATGCGGTGCGGGGATATTTAGTTGAGATCGATCCGTTAACAGATAATACAGTTGTTCTAAATCCTGAGCAGACTGTAGAGTGGCTAGGCGTGAGTGGGTTAGCTATTTGGGAGAACACCTTGTGGTATGCCAAAGACCAAACGGTTTTTAGCTGCTCAAAAGAAACGTTAATTCCTAAAGCATTTGCGCGGCTACCCTATGCGGTTGGTGGTGTAGCCGTTTGGCAAGACAGAGTGTATGCCACCTGCCAGAAGTCTGGATATATCCATGTATTCGATAGAACCACCGGACGGCCTTTGACTAAGTTGGTACAGCCAGGCGTCGGATCTGAAAATATTTCGGCGACTGAGTCGGGTCTTTGGGTATGTGATCGCGCTGAACAAACCGTCTACTGTCTGCACAAAGAGACAGGTGCTACCCAGCTAAGTGCGCTGACTCCATTTGCTTCACCCACAGGTATCACATTCTTAGATCTTGAAGATGGCGTTCCTATTTGCTACGTTGCCTATGCGGACGAAGAGCCCTATATCCGCGACGATCCCAATGCAGAATCGCCCTTTCAGCTGACGTTTCGCGATCGCACCTTTATACATCCGTTACACATTCACCAACCCGAAGGTGAATCCTACAGTCTGTCGACCGGCTACCTAGTTGAGATCTCTTATGTTGAAGAATTTCTGCCTTTAGAAGCTATCAAGCTAGAAGCTGTGGAATGGCGAATCGCTTTGCCCTCTGATACGCTGCGCCAGAAAGTGCGCAAAGTAGAAGCCATCGGTCATCCATTTACAGAAGAAATTCAGCAAGGTCAGCGAGTTGCCGTCTTTAAGTTTGATACTTTAGAGCCTAATCAAGCTGGACTGATTGGATGGAAAGCTACGGTTGAAATGTATAGTCTGAAGTATTTCCTATCGCCCGGTGAAGTTGAAGAAGCGGCCCCTTTGACCGCCGACCTCCAGCAGAAATATCTGGTCGATGATGACGATCTAGCGATGGACTCCGATATCATCAAAGCCGCTGCGGAAGAAGCTAGCGGCACTGAGTCGAATGTTTTGCGAAAGATGCTGAAGATTCGCAACTACGTGTATGACCAGCTCTCCTATGGTATCCAACCAAAGATTGACACGCCGGACGTGGCACTTGCCAGAGGGGTTGGATCTTGCGGTGAGTATGTTGGCGTGCTGCTAGCACTAGCTCGGTTAAATGGAATTGCCTGTCGGACGATTGGCCGATACAAATGTCCGGCTAAACCCGAACAAAAGAACCTACCCTTAGAGCCAGACTTTAACCATGTGTGGCTAGAGTTTTATGTTCCTAGCCTCGGCTGGCTCCCGATGGAATCCAACGTGGATGATGTGATTGAACGTGGACCCTATCCAACGCGGTTTTTTATGGGTCTCTCCTGGTTTCACACTGAGATTGGGAAGGGAATCTCCTTTGAAAAGATGAAGGCAGCAAATAAACCAGAGGATCTGTCTATTGGCGATCTGGCGATCAACCACGTTCGCTTTACGATCCTAGAAGAGCTGTCACCAGGTGAGACTATAGACTAG
- a CDS encoding DUF2283 domain-containing protein, whose protein sequence is MKIVYDSDKDILQLSFNQAMVEETTQIAPGLIADYDEDGKIIGLELRKASIRVDNPYELTYLIGESNASKPFAKVSE, encoded by the coding sequence ATGAAAATAGTTTATGACTCAGATAAGGACATACTACAACTTTCTTTTAATCAGGCAATGGTTGAAGAAACTACGCAAATAGCTCCTGGACTGATCGCAGACTACGACGAAGATGGAAAGATCATTGGTTTAGAACTTAGGAAAGCCTCAATCCGTGTAGACAATCCTTACGAGCTTACCTATCTAATAGGTGAGTCCAATGCTAGCAAACCGTTTGCCAAAGTCAGTGAATAA
- a CDS encoding DUF4327 family protein, protein MLQTCRPHSIHSIQDEVRALVDRGSIGRTAQLYSLARFFGDRDWHLVEEVLEDNEYLLRDYVCDLIGHESWQND, encoded by the coding sequence ATGCTGCAAACGTGTCGTCCACATTCTATCCATTCGATCCAAGACGAAGTTAGAGCCTTGGTAGATAGGGGCTCGATTGGCAGAACTGCTCAGCTCTACTCCCTTGCTAGATTTTTTGGAGATAGGGATTGGCACTTGGTTGAAGAAGTTTTAGAGGACAATGAGTATCTGTTGCGCGACTACGTGTGCGATCTTATTGGTCACGAGTCTTGGCAGAATGATTAG
- a CDS encoding TIGR00300 family protein has translation MTETMANKATSIDTTDTTRILMCAPHHYDVDYVINPWMEGNIHRSSRDQAETQWQKLHDVLKEYAVIELIEPKPGWPDMVFTANAGLILGDRVVLSRFFHEERQGEEPHFQKWFEDNGYTVYVLPKGLPFEGAGDALFDRGGGWLWAGYGFRSELDSHPYLAKWLDVEVLSLHLVDSRFYHLDTCFCPLQGGYLLYYPGAFDAYSNRLIEMRVPADKRIAIDEVDAVNFACNTVNIDRTVVMNKATESLKQRLDELGFTVIETPLTEFLKAGGAAKCLTLKMSEPRSIETQTSTVQSRVIHLEGHLLDSGLVNRALDTIVSGGGSFQVLSFDLGKQRQDSSVAEVKVIAPDVTVMDDIMGQLIDLGAASLPREAQPAELEPVVQNGVAPDDFYVTTIYPTEVLIGDRWIKVKGQRMDGAIALSQTDSGPVASCKLLRDLEIGESVVVGSRGIHTIRELASLKSKKADEFSFMGAGVSSERRVELVVEQIAWDLRRIRDRGGKVVVTAGPVVIHTGGSEHLKQLIRGGYVHALLGGNAIAVHDIEQAMLGTSLGMDMKRGVSVHGGHRHHLKAINTVRRHGSIAKTVEAGELTSGVMYECVKNNVPFSLAGSIRDDGPLPDTKMDLIEAQADYARLVEGADLILMLSTMLHSIGVGNMTPSGVKMVCVDINPAVVTKLSDRGSVESTGVVTDVGLFLSLLVHQLSKLTGQYAPVDVLN, from the coding sequence ATGACTGAAACGATGGCTAACAAGGCAACATCAATTGATACCACTGATACCACTCGAATTCTGATGTGTGCGCCACATCATTATGATGTGGACTATGTGATTAATCCCTGGATGGAAGGAAACATTCATCGCTCGTCTAGAGATCAAGCGGAAACTCAGTGGCAAAAGCTGCACGATGTTTTGAAAGAATATGCTGTGATCGAACTGATTGAGCCTAAGCCAGGCTGGCCTGATATGGTTTTCACTGCTAACGCTGGGTTGATATTAGGCGATCGCGTTGTCCTTAGTCGATTTTTCCACGAAGAGCGACAGGGCGAAGAACCTCATTTTCAAAAATGGTTTGAGGATAACGGCTACACAGTCTATGTGCTGCCCAAAGGCTTGCCGTTTGAAGGGGCTGGCGATGCGCTATTCGATCGAGGCGGCGGTTGGCTTTGGGCAGGTTATGGCTTCCGCTCAGAGCTAGATTCTCATCCGTATTTGGCTAAATGGCTAGACGTAGAAGTCCTATCTCTACACTTAGTCGATAGCCGCTTCTACCATTTAGACACCTGCTTTTGCCCGCTTCAAGGCGGCTATTTACTTTACTATCCAGGCGCGTTTGATGCCTACTCCAATCGTCTAATCGAAATGAGAGTGCCTGCCGACAAGCGTATCGCCATTGATGAAGTCGATGCGGTCAACTTTGCTTGCAATACGGTCAATATTGATCGCACTGTAGTGATGAACAAAGCGACTGAGAGTTTGAAGCAGCGGCTAGATGAGCTAGGATTTACCGTCATCGAAACGCCGCTAACTGAATTTCTCAAAGCAGGCGGCGCTGCCAAGTGTCTGACACTGAAGATGAGCGAACCTCGCTCGATAGAAACGCAGACCTCTACGGTACAAAGCCGAGTCATTCATTTAGAAGGACATTTGCTGGACTCTGGATTGGTCAACCGCGCTTTAGATACGATTGTGAGCGGCGGTGGCAGCTTTCAAGTTTTGAGCTTTGATTTGGGAAAGCAACGACAAGATAGCTCGGTCGCCGAGGTGAAGGTGATTGCGCCAGATGTCACCGTTATGGATGACATCATGGGACAGCTGATTGATCTTGGCGCCGCTAGCCTACCGCGTGAGGCTCAGCCTGCTGAGTTAGAGCCCGTTGTTCAAAACGGAGTAGCGCCGGATGATTTCTATGTAACCACGATCTATCCGACCGAAGTGCTCATTGGCGATCGCTGGATTAAGGTCAAAGGGCAGCGGATGGATGGCGCGATCGCCCTTTCTCAGACTGATAGTGGCCCAGTTGCTAGCTGCAAACTACTGCGCGACTTGGAAATCGGTGAATCGGTTGTTGTTGGCAGTAGAGGGATCCATACCATCAGAGAACTCGCGTCGCTTAAAAGCAAAAAGGCCGATGAGTTTAGCTTTATGGGAGCTGGGGTTTCTAGTGAGCGCCGAGTGGAGCTAGTCGTAGAGCAAATTGCCTGGGATCTTCGGCGGATTCGCGATCGTGGCGGTAAAGTAGTCGTTACCGCTGGCCCAGTCGTCATCCATACCGGTGGTAGTGAGCATCTAAAGCAGCTTATCCGCGGTGGCTATGTCCATGCGCTATTAGGAGGAAATGCGATCGCAGTTCATGATATCGAACAGGCGATGCTAGGCACTTCGCTAGGCATGGATATGAAGCGAGGGGTTTCAGTGCATGGCGGACACCGGCATCATCTCAAAGCGATTAATACTGTTCGGCGTCACGGTAGCATTGCCAAAACTGTAGAAGCCGGCGAACTGACTAGCGGCGTCATGTATGAGTGCGTCAAAAACAACGTGCCTTTCTCGCTAGCAGGCTCTATCCGTGACGATGGTCCCCTGCCAGATACCAAGATGGATCTTATAGAAGCTCAAGCAGACTATGCCAGATTAGTTGAGGGTGCAGATCTCATCCTGATGCTTTCAACAATGCTACATTCTATTGGCGTCGGCAACATGACCCCGTCGGGCGTGAAGATGGTCTGCGTAGATATCAACCCAGCCGTTGTCACTAAGCTAAGCGATCGAGGCTCTGTAGAATCAACTGGCGTTGTCACCGACGTTGGCCTATTTCTTAGCCTGCTGGTTCATCAGCTCAGCAAGCTGACCGGGCAGTACGCGCCGGTTGATGTGTTGAACTGA
- a CDS encoding pyridoxamine 5'-phosphate oxidase family protein produces MAKQYEQITPPLQTFIEQQKIFFVGTASREGRVNVSPKGMDSLRVLSPNRIVWLSVTGSGNETAAHLAENVAENGSKSGRMTVMFCAFEGAPMILRLYGTARAIYPRDQSWNQLIAHFVQLPGTRQLFDLSVDLVQTSCGMAVPLYDYREDRDNLNTWAQKKGLAGIEAYQREKNQVSIDGLPTYTFSS; encoded by the coding sequence ATGGCTAAACAATACGAGCAAATCACACCGCCACTCCAAACTTTCATTGAACAGCAAAAAATATTCTTTGTGGGAACAGCTAGCAGAGAAGGCAGAGTGAATGTGTCGCCTAAAGGAATGGATTCTTTGCGAGTGCTCAGTCCGAATCGGATTGTCTGGCTAAGCGTAACCGGTAGTGGTAATGAAACAGCGGCACATCTGGCCGAAAATGTCGCAGAAAACGGCTCTAAAAGCGGACGGATGACGGTGATGTTCTGCGCTTTTGAGGGCGCACCGATGATTTTGCGGCTGTATGGGACTGCTAGGGCGATCTACCCTCGTGACCAGAGCTGGAATCAGCTGATTGCTCATTTTGTTCAACTGCCAGGAACGAGACAACTGTTCGACTTGAGTGTTGATCTAGTTCAAACCTCTTGTGGTATGGCAGTGCCGCTGTATGACTATAGAGAAGACCGAGATAATTTGAATACTTGGGCACAAAAAAAAGGCCTTGCAGGTATCGAAGCCTACCAGCGTGAGAAGAATCAGGTGAGCATTGACGGCCTGCCCACCTATACATTTTCTTCCTAG
- the ppk2 gene encoding polyphosphate kinase 2, whose protein sequence is MAKKKPASAPPVDTNSSKTTVKKDLAKTNPAQSVVVEGKKDKKAKSKGKKSKEKASKKAAAEDKFKKLSKKIYRKELERLQTELVKLQYWVKEKGLKVVVLFEGRDAAGKGGAIKRISECMNPRICRVVALGTPTEKEKTQWYFQRYVAQLPSAGEIVLFDRSWYNRAGVERVMGFCTHQEYVEFLRSCPEFEHMLQRAGIVLVKYWFSVSDAEQEKRFQERLNNPIKRWKLSPMDLEARARWVEYSKAKDDMFGATDTTRSPWNVVEADDKKRARLNCITHLLNQIEYEDLTPPLLKLPERQKNIDYVRPPMDTQHFVPNKF, encoded by the coding sequence AAAGTGTAGTGGTAGAAGGCAAGAAGGACAAAAAAGCAAAGAGCAAAGGAAAAAAAAGTAAAGAGAAAGCGTCCAAGAAAGCAGCCGCTGAGGACAAGTTCAAAAAGCTAAGCAAGAAAATCTATCGTAAAGAATTGGAACGGCTACAGACCGAGCTAGTTAAGCTTCAGTACTGGGTAAAAGAAAAGGGACTCAAGGTTGTTGTTTTGTTTGAAGGCAGAGATGCCGCGGGCAAAGGTGGGGCCATTAAGCGAATCTCTGAGTGCATGAACCCTCGTATCTGCCGAGTAGTCGCACTTGGAACCCCAACGGAAAAAGAGAAGACTCAGTGGTACTTCCAGCGATATGTAGCACAGCTGCCGTCTGCTGGAGAAATTGTATTATTCGATCGAAGCTGGTACAACCGAGCGGGAGTCGAACGGGTAATGGGTTTTTGTACGCACCAGGAATATGTTGAGTTTTTACGCTCTTGCCCTGAGTTTGAGCACATGCTACAGCGAGCCGGGATTGTGCTAGTAAAGTACTGGTTCTCGGTGAGTGACGCAGAGCAGGAGAAGCGCTTTCAAGAACGACTAAACAACCCGATTAAGCGGTGGAAGCTAAGTCCGATGGACTTAGAAGCGCGGGCGAGATGGGTGGAATACTCCAAGGCTAAAGATGATATGTTTGGAGCTACGGATACAACTCGATCGCCTTGGAATGTTGTAGAGGCAGATGACAAAAAAAGAGCCCGTCTAAACTGTATTACTCACCTGTTAAATCAGATCGAATATGAGGATCTCACCCCACCGCTGTTAAAGCTTCCGGAACGCCAGAAGAATATTGACTATGTGCGTCCACCTATGGACACTCAGCACTTTGTTCCAAACAAGTTCTAG